TTTCCGCGGCTGCGCGACTCGTTCCCCCGCGGCCGGGAGATGCCATGCTCGTCCAGGAGGTAGTCACCGATCTTCCCCGTGCCGAGGTGCTGGCGCGGGCGCGCGAATGGTTCACCACTCGCTTCTCCCCCTACGCCGGCTTCCTGGAGGACGAGAGCGAAAGCCACCTCCGGTTCGAGGCGGAGTCCGGCGAGTTGGTCCTCGGTGTCGCCGAGCGAGACGGGCGCACTGTCGTACGCGGATCCACCTCCCGAATGCACCACGAGCTCTCACAGTTCCTCATGACCCTCGCCCCTGCCGAAGAGGTCAGGCAGAACCTCATCGGGCCGGGCGTGAGCGGTGCGGGCTGAGCCGCTCGTCCGAGCTCGGATCGCCAGGCACGACTTTCTGGATCCCGGGTAGCACGGGGGTGGACTCTCCTCGGCCCCGGGATCATTGTATGATGACCGTCCGCGCGCTCTTCTTCGCTTCGTATCGGGACTTCGCCGGTCAGGACGAGCTCGAAGTCGAAGTGCCGCCCGGCGTCAGCGTTCGAGAGCTGGTGCGTCTGCTGCGAGCGCGAGGCGGTGGGTGGGCGCGGCTTCCCGAGGCTCCCGTCGTTGCGGTCAACATGGAATACGTGGACCTTTCCACCCGCCTCAGCGCGGGGGACGAGGTCGCTTTCATCCCGCCCGTGAGCGGAGGGTGAACGTGCCCGCGATCACCTGCAGCATCACCGACCAGCCGATCGACGCGGCAGCTATTCTGAACTCGGCGATCTCGCCGAGCGATGGTGCCGCGCTGCTCTTCCTCGGCGTCGTGCGCAATCACAATGAAGGCCGCGAGGTGGGGCACCTCGAGTACTCCGCTTTTCGGGAGATGGCGGAGCGCGTTCTCGCCGAGATCGCGCGCGAGGCCGCGGAGCGCTGGGAGACGGGCGACATCACCGTAGTGCACCGCATCGGCCGGCTGGACCTGGGGGAGGCGAGCGTGGCCATCGCGGTGGCCTCGCCCCACCGGGATGCCGCCTATCAGGCCTCGCGCTACATCATCGAGGAGCTGAAGCGGCGCGCTCCTATCTGGAAGAAGGAAGGGTACCTGGAAGGAGAGTCGGCGTGGCTCTCGGGCCACTCGCCCGCGCCCCGGGAGCTCGCGCATGAGTAGCCGCCTCGTCCAGCTAGGCGAGTCGCGCGCGACTTTCCCCGAGCGGCCCGTACCGACCACCGGCCCGATGGAGGACGGGTTCGGCCGTCGCATCGAGTACCTCCGCATCTCGGTCACCGACAAGTGCAACCTCCGCTGCGTCTACTGCATGCCCGAGGAGGGATTACCGTGGCTGCGGAGGGAGGATCTCCTCACC
The Longimicrobiaceae bacterium DNA segment above includes these coding regions:
- the moaD gene encoding molybdopterin converting factor subunit 1, translated to MMTVRALFFASYRDFAGQDELEVEVPPGVSVRELVRLLRARGGGWARLPEAPVVAVNMEYVDLSTRLSAGDEVAFIPPVSGG
- a CDS encoding molybdenum cofactor biosynthesis protein MoaE, with the translated sequence MPAITCSITDQPIDAAAILNSAISPSDGAALLFLGVVRNHNEGREVGHLEYSAFREMAERVLAEIAREAAERWETGDITVVHRIGRLDLGEASVAIAVASPHRDAAYQASRYIIEELKRRAPIWKKEGYLEGESAWLSGHSPAPRELAHE